DNA sequence from the Planctomicrobium piriforme genome:
TGTCTATGGCGATCCGACCGTTGTCCAATGCACTCGAAGCGACAGCCCTAAAACTTCATCCAGTCGATGCTGCCCATGTATCTGGATATTGGATTCACTTGATAATTAATTTTGTGCATGCACAAGTTCATCCAGCAAAGCATGTTCAACAATGGTTGATCCTGTTCCGGTTCTATTCGTACAAAGCCTTTACTTCGATTTCCGGAAACGACTCCAACACCATGAAAAAAGCCATCACCATCTCCAAGGTTGAAAATGCTTCCTCCATCCAGTGTGAAGATGGCGTCGATCTGATCTGGAATTTCTTTAGCATTCAACGAACACCATTCTCGGACTCGCTGTGCAAGTGTTTCATTCTTGAGCTTTGATTCGAATGCCAAAAGAAAATATGGCCTCCTCTCGACGAAACGCGGATAGTCGGAATCAGTACTCACGGTTTGTGTCGGCAAAGTCATATCCGGTTTCAGACGCTTGAATTGACTGGCATTTCTGAGGGCACTCTCTAATTCTTTGCCATCAAGAATCGTCTTCACCTCTGCTGCACACGAAACCCCCTCAATAAAAAAAAGGCCAACTCCTTGGCTACCATTGATTGGCGGATGTGCGTCATTTGTGATGACAACATCTAGCTGGCGACTCTCATTTCCGATGGAATCTATCACTTCACCTTGCCCAACAGTATGAATCGGGGGCAAGTACTCTCTCAAGAAGCTCCGCACCACTTCCTCAACGTTGGCGCCTTTGTTTCCCGCGTGTTTGAAGGAGGCACGAATTTCCTCAAGTCTCAGGATCATCTGCCTCTCAGCATGCTTCAATCGATCTAAAATCCTGCTATTCATTTACCGGACCTTGCATCTCTTTGAATCGCGTCTACCGAAAGCTTATACAACAAATGCATTGATCAGAAGTGAAGTGGCTATGGGGAGCGTCAACGGCGACCCCACTCGTCAACACCTCTCGAACCATTCCAGTGACGTCGTGACGAGTTGAGTTGGGCCGACATTGTCTTACCGTCTCGCTCAATTTTCATGCAGGACAGGCGGTCCCATGCGCCGGCGATTCTGCCCCTGGCATGTACCGTTAAAGCCAGAAATCTTCTTGAAGTCCACCCATCAACATGCTCAAATGGATGCCTCTCCTGGATCTCCCTCCTGACAGGCCTGCCGGACATGTCGAAATCGCTGCGAATCTCGCGTCGGACGTTGCTCAAAGGGGTCGGTGCGGCTGTGGCGTTGCCGTGGCTGGAGATCATGAGTCGGACCACGGCATTGGGGGGCACGGTGGGACAGCCGCCGGTGCGGATGGGGTTTTTCTATGTTCCCAACGGCATCCACATGGCCAACTGGAAGCCGGCCGAGGCAGGTGCATTGGGCGAGTTGCCGCCGATCCTCAAGGGGCTCGAACCGGTCAAACAGAAGACGCTGGTGCTCAGCAATCTCGCGGCCGATCACTGCAATGGTAACGGGGCAGCACATGAACCCTCCGGCGGAGGGTTCCTCGTTGGCAAGAAGTGCAAGCATTCCGAAGTGCCTGAGGTCGGTGGAGTGTCGGTCGATCAGGTCGCCGCCCAGGAGATCGGGCTGCGGACACCGGTCGATTCGCTCTCGCTCGGCATTGATCCCGGGCATCGGGGCGATCACGGTTACAGCGGCACTTATATGTCGCACATCTCCTGGCGAAGCAAGACGACTCCGACATCGCTCGAACTGAATCCCAAGCAGCTTTACGACCGCCTCTTCCGCGGCAAGGCGCTGCGACGGCCAGACTGGAACGCCCAAAATGAAATCGCGGCCGCTCCGTCGAACTCGGTGGAAGCGAGCGTGCTGGACCTGGTGCAGGAAGAGACTCGATCGCTGCAGCGACAGTTGGGTTATTCCGACCGCCGGAAGCTCGAAGAATATCTCGACGGTTTGCGGAACATCGAACGCCGCATCGATCAGGCGAGCGCCGACAGCCATTCGCATCATCAGGACGACTTCAAGAAAGACCCGTTGGCCGATGCAGACGAACCAGACCTGCCGAGCCTGATCATTCCCGACGGCAAAGGGATTCCGTCGGTCTACAGCGATCATGTGAATCTCATGCTGGACATCATGACGCTGGCGTTTCAGACCGACACGACGCGAGTTGGCACGTTCATGTTCTCTTACGAGAAGTCCGGCCGCGCGTACCCGCAAATCGAGGCGCCCGGTTCGCACCATTCCACTTCGCATCACGGCGGCAAAGCAGAGAACCACGACCAGTTGAGGCGGATCAACGCCCACCATGTGGAACTGTTCGCGCGGATGCTGCAGCGGATGTCGCAGATCGAAGAAGGGGCCGGCACGCTGCTCGACAACGTCCTGCTCTGCTACGGCTCAGGTATCAGCGACGGCAACAAACACAATCATGACGACCTGCCGATCATCCTGGCCGGCGGCGCAGGCGGGAAGATCCAAGGCGGACGACACATCGTCTACCCCGCGAAGACGCCGATCTGCAATCTGTATGTCGACATGTTGAACCGTTGCGGGGTGCAGCGCGATCGGTTCGGAGACAGCACCGGACGGCTGGGAGAGCTGGCGGGGAGTTGAGGGTTGAGTGCTGAGAGTTGTGTGTCCAGTGATGACGCACGACTCTGCATTTTCCTTCAACCATCAACCTTAAACCTTCAACCATTCCCCCCTATGTCGCTAAAGCCGCTCTTTCTCGTTGCCTGCTGCTGCGGCGTGATGTCTTCCTTGGCGTTCGCGCAGCCGGGGCGGGATAAGGATCCGCTGTCGTGGGATCGCAATATCCATGGCCTGCTGCAACGGTACTGCTTCCGTTGTCATTCATCGAACAGTCCGAAAGGGGATGTCGATCTCGCGCAGGACGTTGACCCGCGATTGATTCTTGAGCATCGCAGCGTCTGGGAAACCGCCGCCAGTCTGATCGAATCGAAGGAGATGCCGCCGGAGAAGGCGAAGCAGCCCTCGGACGAAGAACGGGCACTGCTTGTCAAGTTTCTTAACGAAACCCTGAACAGTCTCGACTGCGCCGCACTGCAGGAACCGGGTCCGCCGACGCTACGACGCCTGAACCGCACCGAGTACGACAACTCGGTACTCGACCTGACAGGTCTCGATCTGAAACTGGGAGAGAACTTTCCGCCTGA
Encoded proteins:
- a CDS encoding DUF6602 domain-containing protein; translation: MNSRILDRLKHAERQMILRLEEIRASFKHAGNKGANVEEVVRSFLREYLPPIHTVGQGEVIDSIGNESRQLDVVITNDAHPPINGSQGVGLFFIEGVSCAAEVKTILDGKELESALRNASQFKRLKPDMTLPTQTVSTDSDYPRFVERRPYFLLAFESKLKNETLAQRVREWCSLNAKEIPDQIDAIFTLDGGSIFNLGDGDGFFHGVGVVSGNRSKGFVRIEPEQDQPLLNMLCWMNLCMHKINYQVNPISRYMGSIDWMKF
- a CDS encoding DUF1552 domain-containing protein is translated as MSKSLRISRRTLLKGVGAAVALPWLEIMSRTTALGGTVGQPPVRMGFFYVPNGIHMANWKPAEAGALGELPPILKGLEPVKQKTLVLSNLAADHCNGNGAAHEPSGGGFLVGKKCKHSEVPEVGGVSVDQVAAQEIGLRTPVDSLSLGIDPGHRGDHGYSGTYMSHISWRSKTTPTSLELNPKQLYDRLFRGKALRRPDWNAQNEIAAAPSNSVEASVLDLVQEETRSLQRQLGYSDRRKLEEYLDGLRNIERRIDQASADSHSHHQDDFKKDPLADADEPDLPSLIIPDGKGIPSVYSDHVNLMLDIMTLAFQTDTTRVGTFMFSYEKSGRAYPQIEAPGSHHSTSHHGGKAENHDQLRRINAHHVELFARMLQRMSQIEEGAGTLLDNVLLCYGSGISDGNKHNHDDLPIILAGGAGGKIQGGRHIVYPAKTPICNLYVDMLNRCGVQRDRFGDSTGRLGELAGS